The genomic segment TGATTAAGAATCTAGTTGATAAGAAAGTGCATATATCTCGTGATACAAGTTGGCCACAATTAGCAAACGGATCCTATTTCTGCGGCTTCTTCCACAACCTCGTTATCATGTTCGCGTTTTTCTTCTTAAGTAACTCTTCATCTAGATCATCTGCGTAAGGTGAACCTAACTTTCCCATTCGAGGGCCGAAGTGGCTGTCCACTGATCCAGTTCTCTCCCTGATTTGACCATTATTCCCCGTTGAAAGCATTGCTGCTGCTGCCTCTGCAGCCTTCCGCCATTGATCTGACTGCACTTTTAGCCTTCGTAACTCGGTTTCCATCTCTGCATTCGCTGCTTGTGCTGCTTCCAACTGCTCAGCCACTCGTGCTGCCTTCATGTTACTCTTATCGATTTCTTCAGTCATGTACCCGATTTTCGTTAGAGCCTCCCTTTCTGCCATCCCTGCTGCATCTACATCTGAAACAATATCATCGCTAACTTTACCATTGCTGATTTTCTTGATTTCGAGTTTCAGCTTCTCGTTCTCTTCTGATAATTTCTTCCACTCCATCTCTTCATTCATCAAAAGGGACTTCAAACTTTCTCTGTCTGCCTTTGATTTGCTGAGTTCTTGTTTCAGTTCATGTTCCCTTTGGCCCGACACTGTATTTGTGAGTTTTATCGCCAGTCCCTCGTTCTCCTCACAGATACCTTGCAATTCAGTCTCTTTATCCATCAGGTTGGCTTTTAACTCTTCAATTTCGTATCTAGATTTCCTTATCTCCATCTCGAGCTCGACTTCTCTCTGACTTGATGTCGATTTTATCTGCTCCGCCGTTTCAAAAGCCTTTCTCATCTGTTCCGTGCTTCgaacttgttcttcactgtatcTAGTCTCGGATGCTTCTAAAGCCAATTTTAATCGTTCCACTTCAATTTTCATAGATATAACCTCTGTTTCAGCGGACTCTTCCCCTTTTCTCTCTTCCTTGTGAGAGTCTTTGCTGCTAATATCATCCTCAAGTTTTCTTACATGCTCTTCCAAATATTTAACACGAGCCCTTGATTCCTCCAGCTCAGAAGCTATAGCATCGTATGCTTCCATGTTTTTCAATCCATCCGACCTAAGTGTCTCCACCATCTTTTTTGCTGTTTCCAGTTGAGTCAGAGTTTCTCCCACGAGTTCTTGCGCCTGGGCCTCAGATTTTTTGCTGTCTCTTAATTGGTTCTTCATGTCTTCCACAAGTAAGAGAGCTTCCGCCAAGTTTTCTTTCACCACACAGAGATCACTTTGTGCTGATTCCGAATTTTTTGTCAATGTAGCTTCAGACTCTGTCAAATTTTCAAGCTCGACCTTGAGTTTTTCTGTCTCATTCAAGGCCGAAGCTAACAAGGATAAATCATGGGAGTGCTGTCTCTGGATAGCCTCAAGTTGAGATTGAAATTCTTCATCATGCCCTTCCAACGCCTCCTGGAGCACTAATTTGTGAACTTCCTCGGAAGCTGACTGCTCCAGAAGTTGCTTCTGAGATTCTTCAAGCTTTGAAGACAGCGCTAAGAGCTTTTGGTTTGATTCCTCAGCGTCTtcccgggcttctttctttaaTGCTTCGGTTGAGCATAATTGATCCTTGACAATTTTCAGATCATTCTCCAGCTTAGAAATCTGAGTCTCTAGATCGGAAACTTTACCTGGGCGTTGCACGCTCTGAAGATTGAAGGAAGAAATTTCACTAGATAAATTGTGTAAACAAGACTAGGAATATGAAACCATTGCCAGATATTATAATCATAACACAAAGTATAATGTAAGCAATTTTGTTGTATACGACCACAGCCTATAATAGAACTGAGCTGAATACTGCTCATTCTCGTACTCAAAAGTTTGAGCTTGAATTTTCAGGTAGCTCCAAGCTCGAACATTCAAATTCGAGCTTCATCCATTTGGTCGAAACTTAGTTATCAAGATCAATTAAGCAAAAACTCGAATTCAAAAAGCTCGGTGAAGAGTGGAATTCAAAAACTCAATagtcaatttaatttgtttgtAAATTGTACGTAAGTGAAATAAGAGATTCTGTTAATACCGCAACCTATGTTAAGCAGCCCAAATACGATACTTAGTTCACAGACATAGAATTCAAAAACTTTAGGACAAGCAAAAGAACATTTGTTTACCTCAGATACCGGGCTTCTAAGTGACTTGCGCTCCAAATCTTTAGGACTTCCCTCCTTATGTGCTCTACTAGCTGAGTTGGAAGACAACGCAGTGTGGTCTGA from the Primulina tabacum isolate GXHZ01 chromosome 16, ASM2559414v2, whole genome shotgun sequence genome contains:
- the LOC142528943 gene encoding interactor of constitutive active ROPs 3-like isoform X1, with translation MIILVLQFLTNSSGGPLRTSPRSTSSEVPQKNSSPQAELSQKTSPRVVRQLKSTPRYSDHTALSSNSASRAHKEGSPKDLERKSLRSPVSESVQRPGKVSDLETQISKLENDLKIVKDQLCSTEALKKEAREDAEESNQKLLALSSKLEESQKQLLEQSASEEVHKLVLQEALEGHDEEFQSQLEAIQRQHSHDLSLLASALNETEKLKVELENLTESEATLTKNSESAQSDLCVVKENLAEALLLVEDMKNQLRDSKKSEAQAQELVGETLTQLETAKKMVETLRSDGLKNMEAYDAIASELEESRARVKYLEEHVRKLEDDISSKDSHKEERKGEESAETEVISMKIEVERLKLALEASETRYSEEQVRSTEQMRKAFETAEQIKSTSSQREVELEMEIRKSRYEIEELKANLMDKETELQGICEENEGLAIKLTNTVSGQREHELKQELSKSKADRESLKSLLMNEEMEWKKLSEENEKLKLEIKKISNGKVSDDIVSDVDAAGMAEREALTKIGYMTEEIDKSNMKAARVAEQLEAAQAANAEMETELRRLKVQSDQWRKAAEAAAAMLSTGNNGQIRERTGSVDSHFGPRMGKLGSPYADDLDEELLKKKNANMITRLWKKPQK
- the LOC142528943 gene encoding interactor of constitutive active ROPs 3-like isoform X2 codes for the protein MQTPKARTNSSGGPLRTSPRSTSSEVPQKNSSPQAELSQKTSPRVVRQLKSTPRYSDHTALSSNSASRAHKEGSPKDLERKSLRSPVSESVQRPGKVSDLETQISKLENDLKIVKDQLCSTEALKKEAREDAEESNQKLLALSSKLEESQKQLLEQSASEEVHKLVLQEALEGHDEEFQSQLEAIQRQHSHDLSLLASALNETEKLKVELENLTESEATLTKNSESAQSDLCVVKENLAEALLLVEDMKNQLRDSKKSEAQAQELVGETLTQLETAKKMVETLRSDGLKNMEAYDAIASELEESRARVKYLEEHVRKLEDDISSKDSHKEERKGEESAETEVISMKIEVERLKLALEASETRYSEEQVRSTEQMRKAFETAEQIKSTSSQREVELEMEIRKSRYEIEELKANLMDKETELQGICEENEGLAIKLTNTVSGQREHELKQELSKSKADRESLKSLLMNEEMEWKKLSEENEKLKLEIKKISNGKVSDDIVSDVDAAGMAEREALTKIGYMTEEIDKSNMKAARVAEQLEAAQAANAEMETELRRLKVQSDQWRKAAEAAAAMLSTGNNGQIRERTGSVDSHFGPRMGKLGSPYADDLDEELLKKKNANMITRLWKKPQK